The DNA region TGAATAAAGGATATAGCTACTTACGTGATGCAAGCAGTTCCTACCATAGTTATCACGAGATTCTAAAACTGGTGCTCCTCCTTTGCCGACAAGcagttttaaaatattaagaTGTCCTGCATACGCTGCTCGATGTGCAGGTGTAGCCCCGTCATTTCTTGTCTTGGCGAAAATATCAGCCCCAGCTTCTAATAATACATTACAAATATCTATATGATTATTTCTAGCAGCATAATGCTAGTAAATAAGATATCGCTTTTAACTTACCAGAGCTGTGTACCCATAACTGTCTGGTATATTAACATTTATATGTTTATCTAACAATTTCCGAACGCGATCAATATCACCACGTGTGGAAGCACCCCAAAT from Schistosoma haematobium chromosome ZW, whole genome shotgun sequence includes:
- the ANKRD39_1 gene encoding Ankyrin repeat domain-containing protein 39, variant 2 (EggNog:ENOG410VSA9~COG:M) — its product is MTESSHSCTGHTVFHQSTHQDLSEMDFERGIWGASTRGDIDRVRKLLDKHINVNIPDSYGYTALHYAARNNHIDICNVLLEAGADIFAKTRNDGATPAHRAAYAGHLNILKLLVGKGGAPVLESRDNYGRNCLHHVSSYILYSRFIS
- the ANKRD39_1 gene encoding Ankyrin repeat domain-containing protein 39 (EggNog:ENOG410VSA9~COG:M), which encodes MTESSHSCTGHTVFHQSTHQDLSEMDFERGIWGASTRGDIDRVRKLLDKHINVNIPDSYGYTALHYAARNNHIDICNVLLEAGADIFAKTRNDGATPAHRAAYAGHLNILKLLVGKGGAPVLESRDNYGRNCLHHAYRGKQKNTIDWLLESYPNLSSTKDNNGLLPDSVGQSTNEVHCHELNIWSVVDK